From a single Candidatus Desulfatibia profunda genomic region:
- the trpC gene encoding indole-3-glycerol phosphate synthase TrpC: MGKDILSQIVAHKKQEVATARQRIPEARIRERAMIPRNRRHFLKRLEHPGDTGVNIIAEIKRASPSKGVLCRDLDPALFALEYEKGGAAALSVLTDQDFFKGSSRDLQSARETTSLPVLRKDFLISSYQLYESAVMGADAVLLIVRILEQQQLHDYLDICDELKMDALVEIHTEKDLETATKAGAKLIGINNRNLSSFETDIETAIKMKSLLEPHQIAVAASGIRTRTDVEKNQTAGIWNFLIGESLVKAQNPQAFLKSLQGKN; the protein is encoded by the coding sequence ATGGGAAAAGATATTTTAAGTCAAATCGTCGCTCATAAGAAACAGGAAGTCGCTACAGCCCGCCAGCGTATTCCGGAAGCGCGAATCCGTGAACGGGCAATGATACCGCGAAACAGGCGTCACTTTCTGAAACGACTTGAGCATCCCGGCGACACGGGGGTAAACATTATTGCTGAAATCAAACGGGCCTCCCCGTCCAAAGGGGTTCTTTGCCGGGATCTGGACCCGGCCCTATTTGCCTTGGAATATGAAAAAGGCGGCGCCGCGGCCCTTTCCGTTCTGACGGATCAGGATTTTTTTAAAGGAAGCAGCCGGGACTTACAAAGTGCCCGTGAAACCACCTCCCTGCCGGTGCTTCGAAAAGATTTCCTGATATCATCCTACCAGCTTTACGAATCTGCGGTCATGGGCGCAGATGCCGTCCTGCTGATTGTCCGTATTCTAGAGCAACAGCAACTGCACGACTATCTGGATATCTGCGATGAACTCAAGATGGACGCCCTGGTTGAAATCCACACGGAAAAGGATCTTGAAACGGCCACCAAGGCAGGAGCCAAACTGATCGGCATCAATAATCGGAACCTGAGTTCGTTTGAAACCGATATTGAAACCGCCATTAAGATGAAATCGTTGCTGGAACCCCATCAAATCGCCGTGGCTGCCAGCGGAATACGAACGCGGACGGATGTTGAAAAAAATCAAACGGCCGGGATTTGGAATTTTCTCATCGGAGAAAGTCTCGTGAAGGCACAAAACCCCCAAGCATTTCTCAAATCGCTTCAGGGAAAAAATTAA